A portion of the Ricinus communis isolate WT05 ecotype wild-type chromosome 10, ASM1957865v1, whole genome shotgun sequence genome contains these proteins:
- the LOC8274970 gene encoding uncharacterized abhydrolase domain-containing protein DDB_G0269086: MATSESSTSSLHTTTTPEEPIETKVIGEVKPMEQETVLLSKEVKEGETEELSSEAKQISILEEEAEDKQTKPPAVEMKIEHDSVVDVPGKDKIEAEKDPVPHSHGQSDPELVADTVNGEQVTQPTTESVAQVLEQPAKASVVETQLEQPEIIDASAPSVEVVEKPKELSDILPSKESEEVIVKDVDDSEAVSKEVKKPEMHVLEADIKQEEESVAAEQVEKLKSVEEVGRPQEPPEVLSIQESEAVVKDVEVSVAASKEVDEPESVVPKADEKPKEQSEVTQQVETDLVVPEVEAKPKEQSETEQVEPESVVPEVETKPKEQPEVTEQVEKIQSVEVVEEQQESLEVLPVIEPEAALVKDKDTEESEVVKDASKPESTAPEVEVKQEEQSVVSEIEKTNLLDPEIEVKKEEQSAAREVEKTELLDSEVEVKPEEHSVAAEVEKMKLLDPEVVVPEEQPAAAEVEKTKLLDSEVEVKLEEESEVVVIEEVEKPKLLDPEAKVKPKEESEVAEVELKSKDEKTEPVQSDVKVKADGEPEVSQTLTEEGSLADKVEDSTSVEEKEASKEAESCTSSLPDVTVKAALEDGRKEGEGTIVAEVLSKEAEVDIKKGDEEKEENTIKTIDRDVLNEEVAQPIKVDDVKNAVSSAEVIERSFEEEITGKGVEPIVENKGEENLTDEKLALVETRNDVDVEVKRDETTTTVAESVQESQDSAVKEVSANTGEDKLEKENVEESTKGGDDVKTSRDLPTEVPAKPNQKQSNNILTKVKQSLVKAKKAIIGKSPSSKTLASDTKDDIKVK; this comes from the exons ATGGCTACTTCTGAATCTTCAACATCATCACTCCACACTACTACTACTCCTGAAGAG CCAATTGAGACAAAGGTGATTGGAGAAGTAAAGCCTATGGAACAAGAAACTGTTCTTTTATCTAAGGAAGTTAAAGAAGGTGAAACTGAGGAACTGTCAAGTGAGGCAAAGCAGATATCTATATTGGAAGAAGAGGCAGAAGATAAACAGACAAAACCTCCAGCAGTTGAGATGAAGATTGAGCATGATTCAGTTGTGGATGTTCCtggaaaagataaaattgagGCAGAGAAAGATCCTGTTCCTCATTCACATGGGCAAAGCGATCCAGAGTTAGTAGCTGACACTGTTAATGGCGAACAAGTCACACAACCAACTACTGAATCTGTTGCACAAGTATTAGAGCAACCAGCAAAGGCATCTGTGGTGGAAACGCAACTTGAGCAACCTGAGATAATTGATGCTTCTGCACCTTCCGTTGAAGTTGTTGAGAAACCAAAGGAGCTATCAGACATTCTTCCTTCCAAAGAATCTGAAGAAGTTATTGTAAAAGATGTTGATGATTCAGAAGCAGTGTCCAAAGAAGTTAAAAAACCAGAGATGCATGTTCTAGAAGCTGACATCAAACAGGAGGAAGAATCTGTAGCTGCAGAACaagttgaaaaattaaaatcagtTGAAGAAGTTGGGAGACCACAGGAACCACCGGAAGTTCTATCTATCCAAGAATCAGAAGCAGTTGTGAAGGATGTTGAAGTTTCAGTAGCAGCATCCAAAGAAGTTGATGAACCAGAATCAGTAGTTCCTAAAGCAGACGAGAAGCCAAAGGAACAATCTGAAGTTACACAACAAGTTGAAACAGATTTAGTAGTTCCTGAGGTAGAAGCAAAACCAAAGGAACAATCCGAAACAGAACAAGTTGAACCAGAATCAGTAGTTCCTGAAGTAGaaacaaaaccaaaagaaCAACCTGAAGTTACAGAACAAGTTGAGAAAATACAATCTGTTGAAGTAGTTGAGGAACAACAAGAGTCATTGGAAGTTCTTCCTGTGATTGAACCAGAAGCAGCTCTAGTAAAAGATAAAGATACTGAAGAGTCAGAAGTGGTGAAAGATGCAAGTAAACCAGAATCAACAGCTCCTGAAGTTGAGGTGAAACAAGAGGAACAATCTGTTGTGTCcgaaattgagaaaacaaatttgCTAGATCCCGAAATTGAGGTAAAAAAAGAGGAACAATCTGCTGCACGGGAAGTTGAGAAAACAGAATTGCTAGATTCTGAAGTTGAGGTGAAACCAGAGGAACATTCTGTTGCGGCTGAAGttgaaaaaatgaaattgcTAGATCCTGAAGTTGTGGTCCCAGAGGAACAACCTGCTGCGGCTGAAGTTGAAAAAACGAAATTGCTAGATTCTGAAGTAGAGGTGAAATTGGAGGAAGAATCTGAAGTAGTAGTAATTGAAGAAGTTGAGAAGCCAAAATTGCTAGATCCTGAAGCTAAGGTGAAACCAAAGGAAGAATCTGAAGTTGCAGAAGTTGAACTAAAGTCCAAAGATGAAAAAACAGAACCAGTCCAGTCTGATGTCAAAGTAAAAGCAGATGGAGAACCAGAAGTTAGCCAAACTTTGACAGAAGAAGGATCATTGGCTGATAAAGTGGAGGATAGCACATCTGTTGAGGAAAAGGAAGCCAGTAAAGAAGCAGAATCTTGCACATCTTCTCTTCCTGATGTCACAGTGAAGGCTGCTCTGGAGGATGGAAGAAAGGAAGGCGAGGGGACTATTGTAGCCGAAGTGTTATCAAAAGAGGCAGAGGTGGACATAAAAAAGGGTGATGAGGAGAAAGAGGAAAATACTATCAAAACTATAGATAGAGATGTGCTGAATGAAGAAGTAGCTCAGCCAATTAAAGTGGATGATGTTAAGAATGCTGTTTCAAGTGCTGAAGTTATTGAAAGatcatttgaagaagaaatcaCAGGTAAAGGTGTTGAACCTATTGTAGAAAACAAGGGAGAAGAGAACTTAACAGATGAGAAACTAGCTTTAGTTGAAACCAGAAATGACGTGGATGTAGAGGTAAAACGGGATGAAACCACTACCACTGTCGCTGAATCCGTTCAAGAATCCCAAGATTCAGCAGTGAAAGAAGTAAGTGCAAATACGGGCGAAGATAAGTTAGAGAAAGAGAATGTTGAGGAGTCTACCAAGGGTGGTGATGATGTAAAAACATCCAGGGACCTGCCAACTGAAGTTCCTGCCAAGCCCAATCAAAAGCAATcaaataacattttaacaaAGGTGAAACAGTCACTGGTGAAGGCAAAGAAAGCTATCATCGGGAAATCTCCAAGCTCGAAGACCCTCGCCTCTGATACCAAGGATGATattaaagtcaaataa
- the LOC8274971 gene encoding transcription factor MYB61: MGRHSCCYKQKLRKGLWSPEEDEKLLNYITKHGHGCWSSVPKLAGLQRCGKSCRLRWINYLRPDLKRGAFSQQEENLIIELHAVLGNRWSQIAAQLPGRTDNEIKNLWNSCIKKKLRQRGIDPNTHKPLSEVESDKEKQNSSCKNIEKSSLVSNELNLIEAAAVANSKPSTAISSSTKMTSNNDSSSNLTPTPPTQEFFLDRFANATSHESSTTTSCRPSDLVGYFPFQKLNYRPNISLSSVNPDSTICFNPNSSSSEMISEFNSTQNILPSISSSIFQTPIRVKPSVSLPSENHSCDVNGVQSWEASSFSNNNGSSSNGSTSSIELQNNSSFFENNTSFSWGLADCGKSSQEAHLRSLENDAEEIKWSEYLSSTPFFLGTAIQNQTSQPMYSNEVKPETHFITQGSSTSWQQNNNHHHQQALQPSDIYTKDLQRLAVAFGQTL; the protein is encoded by the exons ATGGGTAGGCATTCTTGCTGTTACAAACAGAAGTTAAGAAAAGGGTTGTGGTCACctgaagaagatgagaagtTACTCAATTATATTACTAAGCATGGACATGGCTGTTGGAGCTCTGTCCCAAAACTAGCAG GGTTGCAAAGGTGTGGAAAAAGTTGCAGGTTAAGGTGGATTAATTACTTAAGGCCTGATTTGAAGAGAGGAGCATTTTCACAGCAAGAAGAGAACTTGATCATTGAACTCCATGCAGTTCTTGGCAACAG ATGGTCTCAGATTGCAGCACAGTTGCCAGGAAGAACTGATAACGAGATAAAGAATTTATGGAATTCTTGTATTAAAAAGAAGCTGAGGCAAAGAGGCATTGACCCAAATACTCATAAACCTCTTTCTGAGGTTGAGAGTGATAAGGAGAAGCAGAATTCAAGTTGTAAGAATATAGAGAAATCATCTCTTGTGTCTAATGAACTGAACCTGATTGAAGCAGCAGCAGTAGCAAATTCAAAACCATCTACTGCTATTTCTTCCAGTACAAAGATGACCTCTAATAATGATAGCAGCAGCAACTTGACACCAACTCCACCAACTCAAGAATTCTTCTTGGATAGATTTGCTAATGCTACTTCTCATGAAAGCTCCACAACTACCAGTTGCAGGCCATCTGATTTGGTGGGGTATTTTCCTTTCCAGAAACTGAATTACAGGCCTAATATAAGTCTTTCGTCTGTCAATCCAGATTCTACCATCTGCTTTAATCCAAATTCCTCTTCTTCTGAAATGATTTCCGAGTTCAATTCCACACAAAATATTCTTCCATCCATATCAAGCTCAATCTTTCAAACTCCTATTCGTGTAAAGCCTTCAGTTAGTCTTCCATCAGAAAATCATTCTTGTGATGTGAATGGAGTTCAAAGTTGGGAAGCTAGTAGCTTCAGTAACAATAACGGCAGTAGCAGTAATGGAAGCACTAGTAGTATTGAGCTTCAGAACAACAGTTCCTTCTTCGAAAACAACACTTCCTTTTCTTGGGGGCTAGCCGATTGTGGAAAATCCAGCCAAGAAGCTCATCTTCGCTCGCTCGAGAATGATGCAGAAGAGATCAAATGGTCTGAATACTTAAGTAGTACTCCATTTTTTCTTGGAACTGCAATACAGAACCAAACATCTCAACCTATGTACAGCAATGAAGTTAAACCTGAAACACACTTCATAACACAAGGGTCGAGCACTAGTTggcaacaaaataataatcatcatcatcaacaagCTTTACAGCCATCAGATATCTACACAAAGGATCTGCAAAGACTTGCAGTCGCTTTTGGACAAACTCTTTAG